From Patescibacteria group bacterium, a single genomic window includes:
- the rpmE gene encoding 50S ribosomal protein L31, producing MKANIHPTYYTKVKVKCACGNTFEIGSTQEKIDVEVCSACHPFYTGSEKIIDTAGRVEKFKTRLAKAEKKVVKKTKPISKAGSKEK from the coding sequence ATGAAGGCAAATATACATCCAACATATTACACGAAGGTGAAAGTTAAATGTGCCTGTGGAAATACATTTGAAATTGGCTCAACTCAAGAAAAGATTGATGTTGAGGTTTGTAGTGCCTGCCACCCATTTTATACTGGTTCAGAAAAGATAATTGATACTGCTGGGCGTGTAGAAAAATTTAAAACTCGTCTCGCTAAAGCGGAAAAAAAAGTAGTTAAAAAAACCAAACCAATCTCCAAGGCAGGCTCTAAGGAGAAATAA
- a CDS encoding PCRF domain-containing protein: MTDIEEYKKNHKTSYLAGEYKRLEKHQKELIEMSTDADVQALAREELETIQSQKESILKQMENIVADDEKEQQFPNEVVLEVRAGAGGEEAALFARKLADMYGRFAEKNNWSFITLHESESSVGGYKEASFEIKGTDTYKKLRHETGVHRIQRVPGTEKSGRIHTSTASVAVLPIRVHSVVEIDPADISIEFSRSGGAGGQNVNKVETAVRVIHKPTGIDVRCTSERSQQKNREKAMSILTAKLEERKREEEHQSLSKERKEQIGTGDRSEKIRTYNILQDRVTDHRIKQSWHNVEGIFSGGIEEIVLALQEALQ; this comes from the coding sequence ATGACAGACATAGAAGAGTATAAAAAAAATCATAAAACAAGTTATCTTGCCGGAGAGTATAAGCGTCTGGAAAAGCATCAGAAAGAACTGATTGAAATGAGTACAGACGCGGATGTTCAAGCTCTTGCTCGAGAAGAGCTTGAAACAATACAGTCTCAAAAAGAATCCATTTTAAAACAAATGGAGAACATAGTTGCCGACGACGAGAAGGAACAACAGTTCCCCAACGAAGTCGTGTTGGAGGTTCGTGCAGGAGCCGGCGGAGAGGAGGCCGCTTTGTTTGCCCGTAAACTTGCGGACATGTACGGCAGGTTTGCAGAAAAAAATAACTGGTCGTTTATAACATTGCATGAATCAGAAAGCTCTGTAGGTGGTTATAAAGAAGCCTCGTTTGAAATTAAAGGAACAGATACATACAAAAAATTGAGACACGAAACTGGGGTACACCGTATTCAACGTGTTCCAGGAACAGAAAAGTCAGGCAGGATTCATACTTCTACAGCTTCAGTTGCAGTGCTACCTATACGAGTACACAGCGTGGTTGAAATAGACCCGGCTGATATATCAATAGAATTTTCTCGCTCTGGAGGCGCTGGAGGTCAGAATGTAAATAAAGTTGAAACAGCCGTGCGCGTCATACACAAACCGACGGGTATTGATGTTAGGTGCACATCTGAGCGAAGTCAACAAAAGAATCGTGAAAAAGCAATGAGTATACTCACCGCAAAACTTGAGGAGCGAAAGCGCGAAGAAGAACACCAATCCTTATCAAAAGAACGAAAGGAGCAAATTGGAACAGGAGACCGATCCGAGAAAATTCGCACATACAATATTTTACAGGACAGGGTAACGGATCATCGAATAAAGCAGTCGTGGCATAATGTGGAGGGCATCTTCAGTGGTGGTATTGAAGAGATAGTTTTGGCACTTCAAGAGGCTCTACAATAA
- the rpsB gene encoding 30S ribosomal protein S2, with product MESIEKEKIEKTETKGKTPIEKMFSAGAHFGYSKRRRHPSMSQFIFGAKNKVEIFDLEKTSILLENAKEYAKKLGSENETILFVGGKNEAKSALKEGAISVEMPYVAGRWIGGTITNFSEIKKRIERLEDLTLKREKGEFETKYTKKEQLMLDREITDLELNFFGLLSMKELPKALFVIDTKKEHIAVAEAQAKTIPIIGLLNSDCNVKGIDFPIVANDASRTSILFFIHEIVEAYKEGKKLKKE from the coding sequence ATGGAAAGCATTGAAAAGGAAAAAATCGAAAAAACAGAGACAAAAGGTAAAACACCCATAGAGAAAATGTTTTCTGCAGGTGCTCATTTCGGATACTCAAAAAGGAGACGCCACCCATCGATGAGTCAATTTATTTTTGGCGCAAAAAATAAGGTGGAAATTTTTGATTTGGAAAAAACCAGTATTCTTTTGGAAAATGCAAAAGAATATGCCAAAAAACTTGGCAGTGAGAACGAAACCATTTTGTTTGTGGGAGGAAAGAATGAAGCCAAAAGTGCGCTTAAAGAAGGTGCTATATCAGTAGAAATGCCGTATGTTGCCGGCAGATGGATAGGTGGCACCATCACGAACTTTTCTGAGATCAAAAAACGGATAGAGCGACTTGAAGACCTAACATTGAAGCGAGAAAAAGGTGAGTTTGAGACAAAATATACAAAAAAGGAACAACTCATGTTGGACAGGGAAATAACAGACTTGGAATTGAATTTTTTCGGTCTTCTTTCCATGAAAGAATTGCCAAAAGCATTGTTTGTCATTGATACAAAAAAGGAGCACATTGCCGTTGCTGAAGCACAGGCAAAAACAATACCGATTATAGGTTTACTTAATTCTGATTGTAATGTAAAAGGAATCGATTTTCCTATTGTTGCAAACGATGCTTCTAGGACCAGTATTTTGTTTTTTATACATGAGATAGTCGAGGCGTATAAGGAGGGTAAAAAATTGAAGAAAGAATAA
- the tsf gene encoding elongation factor Ts (EF-Ts; functions during elongation stage of protein translation; forms a dimer; associates with EF-Tu-GDP complex and promotes exchange of GDP to GTP resulting in regeneration of the active form of EF-Tu) has translation MKITTEEVRKLRNETGISIMQCKKALEESNGDLNKAIIILRKHGSTVAGKKSGRELKAGVIQAYIHGTGDVGAMVELSCETDFVAKNKEFITLAYDIAMHVAATNPEFTNSNEISKDVMQAAREVFEKEAAQQQKDLKEKIISGKLDMYFSDRILLEQKFIKNSEQTINDLIETAVQRFGEKIEVTAFTRFSLRV, from the coding sequence ATGAAAATCACAACGGAAGAGGTAAGAAAATTAAGAAATGAAACTGGTATATCAATAATGCAGTGTAAAAAAGCACTTGAAGAATCAAATGGCGATCTTAATAAAGCTATAATAATTTTGCGTAAGCACGGAAGTACTGTTGCGGGGAAAAAATCGGGAAGAGAATTGAAAGCTGGTGTAATTCAGGCATATATACATGGGACAGGAGATGTAGGGGCTATGGTAGAGCTTTCGTGTGAGACGGATTTTGTCGCGAAAAATAAAGAGTTCATCACACTCGCCTATGATATTGCAATGCATGTTGCAGCTACAAATCCGGAATTTACAAATAGTAATGAGATATCCAAAGATGTAATGCAGGCAGCACGGGAGGTATTTGAAAAGGAAGCGGCACAACAACAGAAAGATTTGAAAGAAAAAATCATATCAGGTAAACTTGATATGTACTTCAGTGACAGGATTTTACTTGAGCAAAAATTTATAAAAAATTCTGAACAAACAATCAATGATCTAATTGAAACTGCGGTACAGCGATTTGGTGAAAAAATTGAAGTTACCGCATTTACGCGGTTTTCATTACGAGTATGA
- the pheS gene encoding phenylalanine--tRNA ligase subunit alpha translates to MNSSIGHLHPITSLVREIHSIFNNMGFEFVEGPEIESEYNNFDALNIPPDHPSRDMQDTFWIKGKEKTVLRTHTSSVQIRYMKEHKPPFRIIVPGRVFRNEATDATHEAQFNQVEGLMIGTDVTLATLKSVLEKFLGELMHKNTNVRFRPGFFPFVEPGLEVDMTCFKCDGRGCPLCKKTGWIEILGAGMVHPKVLENAGINSRKWQGFAFGAGIERIAMLKYGIDDVRLFYSGDLRFVNQF, encoded by the coding sequence ATGAATTCAAGCATTGGACATTTGCATCCTATAACGTCTCTCGTGCGGGAGATACATTCCATCTTTAACAATATGGGGTTTGAATTTGTGGAAGGTCCAGAAATAGAATCTGAATACAATAATTTTGATGCACTCAACATACCTCCAGATCACCCATCTCGGGATATGCAAGATACTTTCTGGATAAAGGGTAAAGAAAAGACAGTGCTGCGTACTCACACATCATCTGTACAGATACGTTATATGAAAGAGCACAAACCTCCATTTAGAATTATTGTGCCGGGGAGAGTTTTCAGAAACGAAGCCACAGATGCAACACATGAGGCGCAATTTAATCAGGTAGAGGGACTTATGATAGGTACCGATGTGACACTCGCAACACTCAAATCGGTGCTTGAAAAATTTTTAGGTGAATTGATGCATAAAAATACAAATGTCCGTTTTCGTCCCGGGTTCTTTCCATTTGTCGAACCTGGATTGGAAGTTGATATGACATGCTTTAAGTGTGATGGAAGGGGGTGTCCTCTGTGTAAAAAAACCGGCTGGATAGAAATATTAGGCGCTGGTATGGTTCATCCAAAAGTTCTAGAAAACGCTGGAATAAACTCGCGGAAGTGGCAAGGATTTGCATTTGGAGCAGGGATTGAAAGAATTGCTATGCTCAAATATGGGATAGATGATGTGCGACTTTTTTATTCGGGAGATTTAAGATTCGTTAACCAATTTTAA